The genomic stretch ATCGCGGTAACTTTGGGCAAGCTGGAAAAAATAGTCCCTACCGTAATCGCACTCCAGACGAGAATCTGGCTTTATTCCGCGAGATGCGTGATGGCAAATACAAAGATGGAGAACATGTTCTACGTCTAAAAATTGATATGGCGCATCATAATATTGTGATGCGTGATCCTGTGGTATATCGTATTCGTCATACCGATCACCACCGGACTGGCAGCAAGTGGTGCATCTACCCTTTATATGATTTCACGCACTGCATTTCGGATGCACTAGAAAATGTCTCACACTCCATCTGTACTTTGGAGTTTGAGAATAATCGTCCACTCTACGATTGGATTGTTGCCTCACTAGCAGAATTAGGGATCTTCAAAAATCCAGTGCCGCATCAGTATGAATTCGCCCGCCTCAACTTAACTTACACCATCACCAGCAAACGTAAGCTGCTGCAATTGGTCGAAGAAAAACATGTTGATGGCTGGGATGATCCACGCATGCCAACCATCGTCGGCATTCGTCGCAGAGGCTATACGCCAGAGAGTATTCGCTTGTTCTGCGAGCGCATCGGGGTTTCTAAAGCGGATAGCTGGATCGATATGAGTACGCTGGATCAAGCCTTGCGGGATGATCTAGAAGGCAAAGCTCCACGGGCTACAGCAGTTCTAAAGCCACTCAAACTCGTCATTGAAAACTTTGACGCCTCTGTAAGTGAGCCCTGTTCAGCACCACGCCATCCTCAACATCCTGAATGGGGTAATCGCGAATTTCATTTCACAAAAGAATTGTGGATTGAGGAAGATGACTTTATGAAGGAGCCTATTAAAGGATTCTTCAGGCTCTACCCACCAATCGGCGATCAAGCAGGTGGACGCGTGCGTTTGCGCCATGGATTTGTGATTGAGTGCACTGGCTTTGAAGTAGATGCTAATGGCAATGTGATTCGAGTGAACGCGACTCACTTCCCTGATAGTAAGAGTGGTACTCCAGGCTCAAACAATTACAAAGTCAAGGGCAACATTCATTGGGTCAGCGCAGCTGAGGCTGTGCCTGCGCAAGTGCGTCTCTATGACCATCTGTTTAATGATCCACATCCAGATAGTGGTGATAAGAATTTCCTTGATGCGATTAACCCAAGCTCTAAGCAAACGATTACCGCCTACTTAGAGCCTTGCATGAAAGATGCCAAAGCAGAAGATCGCTTCCAGTTTGAACGCCATGGTTACTTTGTCGCAGACCAAAGCGATTCCAAGCCAGGTCAGCCTGTATTCAACCGTACGGTCGGACTTAAGGATTCTTGGAAATAGTTTTCAGAAACTCTGCCACGCTGGGATAGCGTAGCGGGGTTTTTAATTCTGCTAGTCGCCTATTGGTTACGCGCCGTGACTCCCGCATAAAGGACCACAGCATGGGAGATACGATTTTTTCCAATTGCTCAGCAGGCATCCTTGGTGGTCGCTCCAAACCAAAGACATCAGCCACTTCATCAAAGTAATCACCCATCTTGGTTTCACCACCATCACAGGCATTAATGACGCGCTGTGGTTTGCCGTGGTAAACGGCAGCACACACTAATCTCGCCAAATCATCACTCTGAATATGGTTTGAGTAGGCATCCTCTTCTGCGATTAAGGCGGGTGTTCCTGCCTGTATGCGGTCAACCGGCAATCGGTCTGCAGCATAAATGCCGGGTACACGTAGGATGGTCAGCGCGACTCCATGAGCTGGAGCCCAAAGACGCAGGCAATTTTCTGCGTCCACCCTGCGCTTGGCTCGCTCACTCTGAGGATTGACAGGTGTCACTTCACTCACCCTGCCACCAGCATGATTCCCGTAAACACCAGTAGTACTCACATAAATCAAGCGCCCAACAATATCAGAGCCTTGGGCTAAAATTCGGAGGAGGTTGCGAGTTCGGCAATCACGATGACCAGTATTTTGGGGTGGTGCCAAGTGGATCACAGTTTGCGCTAATCCACTCAAACGCCACAAGCTATCGGGCTTATCCAGATCCCCCAAAATCGGAATCGCGCCAACTGCCCTCAGCTCCTGAAAACGGGCTTTCTGGGATGTTAAGGCGTACACGCGATGACTTCGAGCAAGCTGTTTGGCAACACGTAGGCCAATATCGCCGCAACCGACGATCAGGATTCGAGATTTACCAAAAGATTGCATAGGTCACATCGTAACGATTTATTGAAAGGAATGAGAGTGTCTTACCAAGTCACGCTCAAGTCGAGCGGCAAACAATTTACCGTCCAGAAGGATGAAACCCTTCTCGAGGCAGCATTACAGCAGGGCATCACCCTTCCTTATGGCTGCAAAAACGGTGCCTGCGGATCCTGTAAAGGCAAGGTTCTAGAGGGTCAGGTGGAGCACGGCCAACATAGTGCTGCTGCCTTAAGCTCTGCTGATGAGGCCGCTGGCGGCACCTTGTTTTGCTGTGCTCACCCAAAATCTGATCTCCTGATTGAAGCACGTGAAGTTCAGGGTGCTGGCGATATCGCTATCAGAAAGGTGCCTTGTCGTGTGAATGCCATTTCTAAACCCAGTACAGATGTGGCAATTCTGAAGTTGCAACTGCCAGCAGCTGAGCGTTTTCAATTTCTAGCGGGTCAGTATTTAGAATTCCTTCTTAAAGATGGACAGCGCCGCGCCTACTCCATTGCCAATGCGCCTGATCAAGAGGGTCCTTTAGAGTTACACATTCGCCACTTGCCAGGCGGACTCTTTACCGACTTTGTCTTTGGCGCAAAAGATCCCGCATTAAAAGAAAAAGATATCCTGCGCTTTGAGGGTCCATTGGGCAGCTTCTTCCTGAGAGAAGACTCCAAGAAACCCATCATTTTTGTTGCGGCAGGCACTGGCTTTGCTCCCATTAAATCCATTGTCGAGCAAATGCAGCTCAAAAAGATTCAACGCCCGATTCATCTGTATTGGGGCGGACGTCGCCCTAGCGACCTTTACCTCGATGCGCTTTGCAAATCATGGGTAAGAGAAATTCCAGACTTCAAATACATCCCCGTTATTTCCGATGCCCTTCCAGAAGATCAATGGACTGGGCGCACTGGCTTTGTGCATCAGGCTGTGGTCGCTGACCATGCTGACCTAAGCCCTTACCAGGTCTATGCCTGCGGCGCCCCCGTCATGGTCAACGCAGCCCGCCAAGACTTTTCTTCTCAGTGCAAGCTACCCGAGGAGGAGTTCTTTGCAGACTCCTTTACCAGCGCAGCTGATCTTGCAACAATCTAGCCTGCTAAGCGTGATAATAGAAACCTCATTTGATCTCACTTCGTACACGATATGAATAAGCCAGCCCAATCCGTAGATGCCCACTCAGTGATGTTTATTACTCAGCGACCAGAAGTGATGATGGTTGAGGGTAAGGGCTCATGGCTCACCGATAACAATGGCAAGCGTTACTTAGACTTCTTGCAAGGTTGGGCTGTGAACTGCCTAGGTCATAGCAACCCAGGCATGATTGAAGCGCTCAATGCTCAAGCTAAGAAACTGATTAACCCGAGCCCAGCGTTCTATAACGAACCAATGATTCGCTTATCGAATCTTCTGACAGACAACAGCTGCTTTAACAAAGTATTTTTTGCTAATAGTGGCGCTGAAGCAAATGAAGGCGCCATCAAGCTGGCTCGTAAATGGGGTCAACTCAATAAGTCTGGCGCCTTTGAAATCATCACCTTTGATCACAGCTTTCATGGTCGTACCTTAGCGACCATGAGTGCATCTGGCAAGCCAGGTTGGGACACCATGTTTGCCCCGCAAGTTCCCGGCTTTCCAAAAGCAGATTTGAATGACCTGGACTCCGTCAAAAAACTTGTCACTGACAAAACAGTTGCAGTCATGCTCGAGCCAGTTCAAGGCGAAGGTGGCGTGATCCCGACTACAAAAGAATTTATGCAAAGCCTGCGTAAATTCACTAAAGAAAACAATATCTTGTTGATCGTGGATGAAGTGCAAGCTGGCTGTGGGCGCACTGGAAAACTCTTTGCCTATCAACATTACGGCATCGAACCTGACATCATGACCTTAGGTAAAGGTATCGGTGGTGGCGTTCCGTTAGCTGCACTCATGGCAACCGATGCAGTTGCTTGCTTTGTTCCAGGCGATCAAGGCGGCACCTATAACGGCAACCCACTCATGACCGCAGTTGGCATTAGTGTGATCGAGCAACTATTAGCGCCAGGCTTCCTGGACTCTGTTCGCACCAAAGGCGAGTTACTTAGCAAAGAACTGCGTGCTATTTCAGCAGAATTTAATTTAGATGGTGAACGGGGTGAAGGCTTATTACGCGCCCTTATGTTGAGCAGTGATATTGGCGCCAAATTAGTTGAGCTTGCTCGCGATAGAGGTCCAGAAGGATTGTTGATCAACTCACCAAGACCCAATCTCTTA from Polynucleobacter sp. AP-Jannik-300A-C4 encodes the following:
- a CDS encoding glutamine--tRNA ligase/YqeY domain fusion protein, giving the protein MSQDSKSPKVPASTIAEPSNFLRQIIDHDLASGAYQNRSSRDGQAIPSIITRFPPEPNGYLHIGHAKSICLNFGLAADYNQLAGGARCNMRLDDTNPVKEDVEYADSILDAVKWLGFDWGTHLYHASDYFDQLYEFAEILIQSGKAYVDSQSADDIHTNRGNFGQAGKNSPYRNRTPDENLALFREMRDGKYKDGEHVLRLKIDMAHHNIVMRDPVVYRIRHTDHHRTGSKWCIYPLYDFTHCISDALENVSHSICTLEFENNRPLYDWIVASLAELGIFKNPVPHQYEFARLNLTYTITSKRKLLQLVEEKHVDGWDDPRMPTIVGIRRRGYTPESIRLFCERIGVSKADSWIDMSTLDQALRDDLEGKAPRATAVLKPLKLVIENFDASVSEPCSAPRHPQHPEWGNREFHFTKELWIEEDDFMKEPIKGFFRLYPPIGDQAGGRVRLRHGFVIECTGFEVDANGNVIRVNATHFPDSKSGTPGSNNYKVKGNIHWVSAAEAVPAQVRLYDHLFNDPHPDSGDKNFLDAINPSSKQTITAYLEPCMKDAKAEDRFQFERHGYFVADQSDSKPGQPVFNRTVGLKDSWK
- a CDS encoding SDR family oxidoreductase, coding for MQSFGKSRILIVGCGDIGLRVAKQLARSHRVYALTSQKARFQELRAVGAIPILGDLDKPDSLWRLSGLAQTVIHLAPPQNTGHRDCRTRNLLRILAQGSDIVGRLIYVSTTGVYGNHAGGRVSEVTPVNPQSERAKRRVDAENCLRLWAPAHGVALTILRVPGIYAADRLPVDRIQAGTPALIAEEDAYSNHIQSDDLARLVCAAVYHGKPQRVINACDGGETKMGDYFDEVADVFGLERPPRMPAEQLEKIVSPMLWSFMRESRRVTNRRLAELKTPLRYPSVAEFLKTISKNP
- a CDS encoding CDP-6-deoxy-delta-3,4-glucoseen reductase, which gives rise to MSYQVTLKSSGKQFTVQKDETLLEAALQQGITLPYGCKNGACGSCKGKVLEGQVEHGQHSAAALSSADEAAGGTLFCCAHPKSDLLIEAREVQGAGDIAIRKVPCRVNAISKPSTDVAILKLQLPAAERFQFLAGQYLEFLLKDGQRRAYSIANAPDQEGPLELHIRHLPGGLFTDFVFGAKDPALKEKDILRFEGPLGSFFLREDSKKPIIFVAAGTGFAPIKSIVEQMQLKKIQRPIHLYWGGRRPSDLYLDALCKSWVREIPDFKYIPVISDALPEDQWTGRTGFVHQAVVADHADLSPYQVYACGAPVMVNAARQDFSSQCKLPEEEFFADSFTSAADLATI
- a CDS encoding acetylornithine transaminase, whose amino-acid sequence is MNKPAQSVDAHSVMFITQRPEVMMVEGKGSWLTDNNGKRYLDFLQGWAVNCLGHSNPGMIEALNAQAKKLINPSPAFYNEPMIRLSNLLTDNSCFNKVFFANSGAEANEGAIKLARKWGQLNKSGAFEIITFDHSFHGRTLATMSASGKPGWDTMFAPQVPGFPKADLNDLDSVKKLVTDKTVAVMLEPVQGEGGVIPTTKEFMQSLRKFTKENNILLIVDEVQAGCGRTGKLFAYQHYGIEPDIMTLGKGIGGGVPLAALMATDAVACFVPGDQGGTYNGNPLMTAVGISVIEQLLAPGFLDSVRTKGELLSKELRAISAEFNLDGERGEGLLRALMLSSDIGAKLVELARDRGPEGLLINSPRPNLLRFMPALNVSDDEIRQMCNILRELLKQVA